From Aspergillus luchuensis IFO 4308 DNA, chromosome 2, nearly complete sequence:
gaaaaaaaggggggagagagagagaggaaaggaggggggaCCTATTCCAGATCAACTGTTGTGGTTGCAGATCGGATAGACAGTACACCCAACTGTCCTACTATCTCCTGACTTACGGACATGCCGCTCAAAAATTGAAGGTCAGCGATGTAGCAGAGCGGGGAGGTGAATTTGAGCAGCAATCGCGACTCTTCCCACTGCTTCCCATCGGCTGCGATGCCTACGCAGCACTTCACCACAGATTGCCAGGTTCGGAGGAGTATCCAATATTACGAAGGCGAAGTTGCATATAGTTCAGCAGACGGCGCTCGAGCGTGGTGGCGACCGTCTTGCGGAGAGCGTCGGGGCTTAGCCCAGGGTCTAGATGGCTCtcctgtggtggtggaaggcaCCTGTGATGGTCTGATACCTGTCAGATGTGTTGCCCTGCAAGGGGAACCGGGCCTACAGTGTAACGGCAAGGCGAATTTTCCCATCACTACAGCaaaagaaagggggaagCACGCTGTCAGTACTCAAAATGCATGTGACGaaccaaaaagaaaggcaaaaccaaaagcaaagaaTCGGTGCCACAAGTAGAGGGAGCATCATGACTATGTGATTCAGAGACCCTCACTACTTTTCCGAATTTCCCGCTATTGACTTATTGGGTTTTACTAACCTCCACTGCCTTGCAGGCCTTCTTGCGGAGTATTTTTCGGCGTGGATTTAGCCCGCGCCTTCAAGCTTATCGAAGCGCATAGCTTACAGCAGTGATCGACCACCTGCAGAAGGATCACGACGAGAGGCGTCACAATGCAAGTAGGGCGAAAACGCCAGGAAAATCAGGAAATTGCCGCGCTCATCGGCGGCACCGGCTTATACTATTGTGCTTGGGCCTCCTATTACGCTTTTAGGAACCGTTTTCCGGTTGTTTATGGTAATTCGGGTCGTGAAAGGGGAATCCCTGGCTTGCAGACTACTGTGCGTGGCATACAATAACGCAAGAACAGCCTGATTCCCCACTGGGTTAACGCTGCCGAAGATTATAGTATCCGCACGTTGACATCCTGGAAAAGACCAATAGGCGGTAGCTGGCGCTCGATAGCGCAAATGCTAAgttgtttctttttcggaACTTTACCCAATCTGCAGCCAGAGACTGCACTCGAAGAAGCAAATTGCAGGGGTCTCATTACTATGACAGTTTCATCAGACAGGATCAGAATCACAACACATCAAATTACTGAGTTATGCTAATTAAATTGATTATACGAGTCTATTTCCGACCGGTTTCAAACTATAAGCACTATCATTCCAAAGATTCCAGCAGTGAAGACCCGCTAAGCTCGTCAAGCTCCTGTTCAATATCCACCAACAATTCCCATACTATTTAGTTTCAATAGCGATCATCGGCCCAGCAGGTCGACCAATCGATGCACTGGAAGTTTGTCCTGATGGATCGCGTCGATCACCCGGCTTGTCTCCTCCGCCGTGAACAGGCCCTCCATGTTTCGCTCAAACTTGGCACGCACCTTGGGCAAAGTATCTTCGTGCATCGGATGCCCGATCGGGTATTCGACGACTACTTCGTCTAATTGCTCCCCGTTGGTCAGAAAGACGGTGAGTCCGCTGGCCGCCGCCTTTTTGTGGTGGTAGCCGTAGGTGAACTGCGGGTCTTCGGCCATATGGATCCGCTGGCGAAGGGCCTCAACACGCGGGTCATGGGCCCACACGCTCGAATCGTGGTAGTCGTCTGCTTCGATGATCGCGTTCTTCAACAGCACGACCGACACCATGTACCGCATGCAGTGATCGCGGTCGGCCGCATTGGTGAGCGGGCCTTGCTTGTCGATGATGCGGACAGCCGCTTCATGCGTGCGGATATCGATGCGACTGATTTCAGTAGCGGGATCGATCCCTCTGCTGGCCATGGTCTCGGCCAGCGACATGGCTGCCTGAACTGCAGAGATGCCGTGGCCCTCTGCAGTGATGAGTTTGAAGAACacttcctccatcacccGTGTCTTGAAGGGCCGTggcagctgcagctccttACCCCCAAAGCTGACAGCCAGAAAACCCCATTCTGGCTCAGTTAGCGCGCTAGGGATGCCTGGCTGGCCGGCGCGAGCTAGTAGGCACAAGTGTACAGCACGCATGGCGGCGTCTCCAGCGGCCCAGCCCTTGCGTGGCCCCGCATTGGGACTTTGACGGAAGATGCGCAGAGGGTGGCCATCAGCCCACGCATGGGAGAGAGCGACGGCGGCTTGTTTCTCCGTCAGACCCATCAGCCAAGCGACAACAGCTGTGGAGGCGATTTTCACAAGTAGCGTATGATCCAGCCCCACCTTGTTGAAGGCATTGCGGACCTGGTAGCAGCCTTGAATCTCGTAGGCTTTGATCATCGCGATCAGAACCGTCCGGACGGTcagtggctggctggtggcGCCTGTACGACTGAGCCAATCTGTGACCGCCAGGATGGCGCCCAGGTTATCTGTTCGTCGATCGGTTAGCCCTATATCCAACCAAGCTTCAGGGAGCGCAGATCCCGCAGACGGGCCTTACCAGATGGGTGGCCCCATTCGGCACCAGGGTATGCATCATTGTGATCCAGAAAGCGAATCAAGGTTGCCATGTCAAAGGCACCCTTGACTGGATCGAGCTGGTGGCAGGTGCCCGGCAGCTTGAACCCATAAGGAGCGACCAGACCTGGTGTGTATGGGCCGATCAGAGCGCGACACTCGGGGCTTTGTTGAAGAGTCTCCAGAGCGCAACCAAGAGCATCCATGAGAGCATAGCGGGCCCGCAGGATAGCGAGGTCGCTTCTTACTTCGTAGTGGTAGACATACTCGACTAGGCGAGTTATCATTTCGTCATACTGTCGATCGGAAGTGGAAGACATGGTTTTCGGAGTGTGCACGGAAAGACTTAGGAGTAGATAGGATTTGGAAGAAATGTTTGGATTGGCTCAGAAAGCGACGAGAGTGATGGCGAACGAAACAGACCGCAAAGGGAACCGCCCTTTTATGCTCCGTCGGGCAGACCGTGTCAGCCAGATGCCTTTAGATCGCCGGTGATAGTCTCTGCGGGCTGTCACTAGTCGATGGACCAAAGCTTGACAGACTATCTCGGCGTATCCATTCGTCCTTTTGAACTATTCCGTCCGAGACTGGATGGTCTCGGACAGATGGCTGCTGCCACGCCAGACGAGGTACAAATATGTGCTTCAGAGCCAGACAAATCCCAACAGAATCAGGACAGAAGCAGCGACAATCCTTCGCAGACTCATCGCATCCCCTTCTACATCATGGCATACACACTGGCATCTTGGCTGGGCCGCCTCTTCGATGCAGGCAAGAGCCTGCTGCCCTTGCAAGGCAACTACATCAATGCCCTACTGGAGCAGGAACTGCCTGGTGAACGTGAAGGCACATTGACAGTGCGGGATAACCGGACGGGATCGAAGTATACGATTCCCATCGTGCGCAACTCAGTACCGGCCATGGGATTCCGTCAGATCTGCGTCGACCGTGCAGGAAAGAGCCCACGACAGCAATTCGAGGATGGGCTCCGGTTGATTGATCCAGGGTACCGCAACACAGCTGTTAAGATGTCTAGCATCACGTACATGTATGCTTACCTTTTGTCCCCTGGTCATCTTTGTCTTACTAACTGAGGTAGCAATGGCAACGAGGGCGTCATTCTGTACCGGGGCCACCCCCTGGCTTCGCTCATCGGAAAGAGCTACGAGGAGATTACCCACCTTCTCATCTGGGGCTCGCTACCCACGCCCGAGGAGCGTCTGCGCTTCCAGCGGCGAATTGCCgaggcgatgatggtggtgcccGAGAACGTAAAGCAGCTTGTGGCCACTTTTCCGTAAGTCCGCCCCTTATCTTCGCTATGCATGCTGCTAACCTTGAAGCAGACGCAACACTCCTCCTATGGTCATTCTCTGCGCGGTCTTGACGGGCTATCTGGCAGATCAACCCGAGCTCATTCCCGCCCATGCAGGTGCCAACCTGTACAACCGACGCCCAGAAATGGTCGATGAGCAGATCATCCGCACCCTAGCTGTCACGGCGATAGCCGGGTCAATAGCCCACTGCCACATgaagggagaggagctcCGCGCAGCCGACCCGAACCTGAGCTACATCGAGAACATCCTTTGGATGGGCCGGTATGTGGATAACAACGCGGCAATCACACGGGAGAAGGCAGCAGAGATCTTGACGAAGGCGTGGTCGCTGTATGCGGATCATGAGATGACCAACTCGACATCGGCTTTCCTTCACGTCTCGTCCTCCCTGGCCGACCCACTTTCGGCGATGGCTGCATGCTGCATGTCTGGCTACGGACTATTGCACGGAGGTGCCATCGACGCGGCATACCGAGGAATGCGGGAGATTGGTGGACCGGAGAATGTGCCCAAGTTGATCGAGAAGGTGATCAACAAGGAGTGCCGGTTATCTGGATATGGCCATCGGATCTACAAGCAGGTGGACCCTAGGGCGAAGTACGTGCGCGAGATGCTGGACGAACTGACACGGGATCGCGACATCCGCGAGATGGACCCTGTGCTCCAGGTGGCCATGGAGATCGATCGGATTGCGAGCACACACGAGTACTTTGTCAAGCGCAACCTGCAGGCAAATGCGGACTTGTACGGAAGTTTCGTGTACACGGCACTGTAAGTATTCCCCACATATTCCAAGAGGATGTCTACTAATCCATGCAGGGGTATTGACTCGCAATTTGCGACGGTGCTGGCAGCCACTGCACGGGTGTCGGGTGTGATGGCACACTGGAAGGAGCAGACTGGTAAGTTTTCGTCACTTCCCTTCttgcgaagaagagaaactaACGAATGTAGAACGCGCACCGGATTTGTGGCGGCCACTGCAGGTGTACGTGCCGAACTAGAGATAGGGTTTAAGGATGGAATTGTACAGAATGGGTCATCATAGGAGTCTATTGTTTTCGGGTCTGGGTCTTGGTTACTCCATAGTTTGCGCTATATTctttagttaatatattcaaCAATATTTCTTGATTATTATCTACAATATCCATGGTGTCATACGAAGAGTCGTATTTTTGTGCATAATGGGTGCCTGCGATGATTATCACAATGATAACTGATTTGTGTAATTTATAGTGGTATGTCAATACTTTGTGTTGccctatattatatactatatatttaattccgcc
This genomic window contains:
- a CDS encoding uncharacterized protein (COG:S;~EggNog:ENOG410Q0A5;~InterPro:IPR036148,IPR012705,IPR042188,IPR005656, IPR042183;~PFAM:PF03972;~go_function: GO:0016829 - lyase activity [Evidence IEA];~go_function: GO:0047547 - 2-methylcitrate dehydratase activity [Evidence IEA];~go_function: GO:0051537 - 2 iron, 2 sulfur cluster binding [Evidence IEA];~go_process: GO:0019679 - propionate metabolic process, methylcitrate cycle [Evidence IEA]), which encodes MSSTSDRQYDEMITRLVEYVYHYEVRSDLAILRARYALMDALGCALETLQQSPECRALIGPYTPGLVAPYGFKLPGTCHQLDPVKGAFDMATLIRFLDHNDAYPGAEWGHPSDNLGAILAVTDWLSRTGATSQPLTVRTVLIAMIKAYEIQGCYQVRNAFNKVGLDHTLLVKIASTAVVAWLMGLTEKQAAVALSHAWADGHPLRIFRQSPNAGPRKGWAAGDAAMRAVHLCLLARAGQPGIPSALTEPEWGFLAVSFGGKELQLPRPFKTRVMEEVFFKLITAEGHGISAVQAAMSLAETMASRGIDPATEISRIDIRTHEAAVRIIDKQGPLTNAADRDHCMRYMVSVVLLKNAIIEADDYHDSSVWAHDPRVEALRQRIHMAEDPQFTYGYHHKKAAASGLTVFLTNGEQLDEVVVEYPIGHPMHEDTLPKVRAKFERNMEGLFTAEETSRVIDAIHQDKLPVHRLVDLLGR
- a CDS encoding uncharacterized protein (COG:C;~EggNog:ENOG410PIVH;~InterPro:IPR019810,IPR002020,IPR036969,IPR016142, IPR016143;~PFAM:PF00285;~go_function: GO:0046912 - transferase activity, transferring acyl groups, acyl groups converted into alkyl on transfer [Evidence IEA]); protein product: MDQSLTDYLGVSIRPFELFRPRLDGLGQMAAATPDEVQICASEPDKSQQNQDRSSDNPSQTHRIPFYIMAYTLASWLGRLFDAGKSLLPLQGNYINALLEQELPGEREGTLTVRDNRTGSKYTIPIVRNSVPAMGFRQICVDRAGKSPRQQFEDGLRLIDPGYRNTAVKMSSITYINGNEGVILYRGHPLASLIGKSYEEITHLLIWGSLPTPEERLRFQRRIAEAMMVVPENVKQLVATFPRNTPPMVILCAVLTGYLADQPELIPAHAGANLYNRRPEMVDEQIIRTLAVTAIAGSIAHCHMKGEELRAADPNLSYIENILWMGRYVDNNAAITREKAAEILTKAWSLYADHEMTNSTSAFLHVSSSLADPLSAMAACCMSGYGLLHGGAIDAAYRGMREIGGPENVPKLIEKVINKECRLSGYGHRIYKQVDPRAKYVREMLDELTRDRDIREMDPVLQVAMEIDRIASTHEYFVKRNLQANADLYGSFVYTALGIDSQFATVLAATARVSGVMAHWKEQTERAPDLWRPLQVYVPN